One region of Endozoicomonas sp. Mp262 genomic DNA includes:
- the cas2e gene encoding type I-E CRISPR-associated endoribonuclease Cas2e encodes MSMIVVVTESVPPRLRGRLAIWLLEIRAGVYVGDVSRRIREMIWQQVSALAEDGNVAMAWATNTESGFDFQTYGINRRVPVDYDGLRLVSFLPDADSH; translated from the coding sequence GTGAGTATGATTGTTGTTGTGACAGAAAGCGTTCCACCTCGCTTAAGGGGACGTTTGGCGATTTGGCTACTTGAAATTCGGGCCGGTGTTTATGTTGGAGATGTATCACGTCGAATTCGGGAAATGATTTGGCAACAGGTCAGTGCTTTAGCTGAAGATGGGAATGTTGCCATGGCTTGGGCTACCAATACTGAATCAGGGTTTGATTTTCAGACCTATGGAATTAATCGTCGAGTGCCTGTTGATTATGATGGCCTTCGCCTGGTTTCATTTCTTCCGGATGCTGACTCTCATTGA
- a CDS encoding IS630 family transposase — protein sequence MGLVYKRFRKACSHKRDEEQFRCCQSALKEAQYAEDKGLVNLFYFDESGFSQEPCVPYGWQEKGSQLKIPSVKSKRINVLGFMNRANDLFYYPVTGCVNSETVISVFDDFAARMEEPKYSSNERYTIVMVDNASIHTSKLFRERVIDWAIEKKLLVCFLPTYSPELNLIEILWRKVKYEWLNLLSIMDFKEFEQEVKRIFDLFGQKYLISFE from the coding sequence CTGGGACTTGTTTATAAGCGGTTTCGTAAAGCTTGCAGCCATAAGCGCGATGAGGAGCAATTCAGATGTTGCCAGTCTGCCTTGAAAGAGGCCCAATATGCTGAGGATAAAGGGCTTGTCAATCTGTTTTACTTTGATGAATCTGGTTTTAGTCAAGAGCCTTGTGTCCCCTATGGCTGGCAAGAAAAAGGCTCACAGCTAAAAATACCCTCTGTAAAAAGTAAGCGTATCAATGTGCTGGGATTTATGAATCGTGCCAATGACCTTTTCTACTACCCAGTAACAGGTTGTGTTAACAGCGAAACAGTTATCAGTGTCTTTGATGATTTTGCCGCCAGGATGGAAGAACCCAAGTACAGCTCTAATGAGCGCTATACCATCGTCATGGTGGATAATGCCAGCATTCATACCAGCAAACTTTTCAGAGAAAGAGTAATAGACTGGGCAATTGAGAAAAAGCTCTTAGTCTGTTTTTTACCAACCTATTCACCTGAGCTAAACCTGATAGAAATATTGTGGAGAAAAGTGAAGTATGAATGGCTGAACCTGCTGTCAATAATGGATTTCAAGGAATTCGAACAAGAGGTCAAACGTATATTTGATCTATTTGGTCAAAAATATCTGATTTCGTTTGAGTGA
- a CDS encoding helix-turn-helix domain-containing protein: MKTVDPVTDVAVIKTLREAIRHGPYPYLRERAHAILLSIRGYSMSEIAAIFEVRYQTVSDWIDAWDDYGLRGLYKKHEGGKPPIYTDQEAQRIREIVSEEPRRLSYVQTKIAEETGKVASKQTLSRLLKKAGTCL; the protein is encoded by the coding sequence ATGAAAACTGTTGATCCAGTAACCGATGTCGCTGTCATAAAAACATTGAGAGAAGCTATTCGACATGGGCCATATCCGTACCTAAGGGAAAGGGCTCATGCTATTTTACTCAGCATACGTGGTTATTCTATGAGCGAGATTGCTGCAATATTTGAAGTTCGATATCAGACAGTCTCTGACTGGATTGATGCCTGGGATGATTATGGCCTTCGCGGCTTGTACAAAAAACATGAAGGTGGAAAACCACCTATCTATACTGACCAGGAAGCACAACGCATTAGAGAGATTGTCTCCGAGGAACCTCGCAGGCTGTCTTATGTTCAAACAAAGATTGCAGAGGAAACCGGTAAGGTTGCCTCAAAGCAAACCCTGTCGAGACTTTTAAAAAAAGCTGGGACTTGTTTATAA
- a CDS encoding TVP38/TMEM64 family protein has translation MLKNNGLIAPIKSHGKLILVITILSITLISAYRTGLYQKLSMAEIQQFLNTIRQLQGLAPIAYILTFVMGCLLLCPAPPFVAFAGALFGIVMGTVWTIVAAGIADSLAFLIARYAARGLVLRWAKNNRKFNLIEAGIQKNGWKILIITRLIPAFPYMLQSYAFGVTSIRFHQYITASWLCTIPGIIAFSCMGSAIHTEQPPAHIAANLTIGVIIFLFIVFIPRFLFSKSEKQNKPLKLLSN, from the coding sequence ATGCTAAAAAACAATGGATTAATAGCCCCTATCAAAAGCCATGGCAAGCTCATTCTGGTGATTACCATTTTGAGTATTACGCTTATCTCTGCATACAGAACCGGCCTTTACCAGAAACTGAGTATGGCTGAAATTCAACAATTTCTTAACACCATCAGACAACTCCAGGGACTTGCGCCCATTGCCTACATCCTGACATTTGTCATGGGCTGTCTTTTATTATGCCCCGCCCCCCCTTTTGTCGCTTTTGCCGGAGCACTGTTTGGCATAGTAATGGGTACCGTCTGGACAATCGTTGCAGCAGGCATTGCTGACTCACTCGCATTTCTTATCGCTCGATATGCAGCAAGGGGCCTTGTTTTACGTTGGGCAAAAAATAACAGGAAATTTAACCTTATTGAAGCCGGTATCCAAAAAAACGGATGGAAAATTTTAATCATCACCCGACTGATACCCGCTTTTCCCTACATGCTGCAAAGTTATGCCTTCGGGGTTACCAGTATTCGATTCCACCAATATATTACTGCATCCTGGCTTTGTACAATACCAGGTATTATCGCATTTTCCTGCATGGGTAGCGCCATCCACACAGAACAGCCTCCTGCTCATATTGCTGCCAACCTTACCATTGGCGTCATAATTTTTCTGTTTATTGTCTTTATACCACGTTTCCTGTTCAGTAAATCAGAAAAGCAAAACAAACCGTTAAAACTCCTGTCAAACTAA
- a CDS encoding DSD1 family PLP-dependent enzyme — protein sequence MVALKVNKQLIDTPALVIDRSQLIENICNMQAYANAAGVAVRPHIKTHKCANIARLQKEHGAIGVCVTKVSEAEQLVKSGVGGILITSPVVTELKITRLLSLLPQAHDLMVVVDSAVNAGQLNEACKHLGMSLNCLVDIDPGVHRTGVSYKEALTLARVIHGHDYLKLAGIQCYAGNLQHVHHFSDRRRVSQAAMEKAAGVKKKLISDGLPCPILTGTGTGTFDIDSSVEGVTEIQPGSYTVMDQEYAAIEGSEGGGFRHFQHAMTQLTTVISGNHGSHITVDAGLKALYTDNTRPRIISHPGLEYDWAGFGDEHGRVTALPGFSLPIVGEVLELVVPHCDPTINLFDYFYIVENGQVIDKWPINLRGCSQ from the coding sequence ATGGTAGCCCTTAAGGTCAATAAACAATTAATTGATACGCCAGCCTTAGTCATTGATCGTAGCCAGTTAATAGAAAATATCTGTAATATGCAGGCATATGCCAATGCTGCGGGGGTGGCTGTACGTCCCCATATCAAAACCCATAAATGTGCGAATATTGCCAGATTGCAGAAAGAGCATGGTGCGATTGGTGTTTGTGTCACTAAAGTCAGTGAGGCAGAGCAGTTAGTCAAGTCCGGGGTTGGTGGTATTTTAATTACCTCACCGGTTGTCACTGAACTAAAAATCACAAGGTTACTGAGTCTATTGCCGCAGGCCCATGATTTAATGGTGGTTGTTGATAGTGCTGTTAATGCTGGACAGTTAAACGAGGCTTGCAAGCATTTAGGAATGTCCTTGAACTGCCTGGTGGATATTGATCCCGGAGTTCACCGTACAGGGGTGAGTTACAAAGAGGCTCTAACGCTTGCAAGAGTGATTCATGGACATGATTACCTGAAGCTGGCCGGTATTCAGTGTTATGCGGGAAACCTGCAACACGTTCATCACTTTTCAGACCGTCGACGGGTTTCCCAGGCTGCTATGGAGAAGGCTGCCGGGGTTAAGAAAAAGCTGATTTCAGATGGATTACCATGCCCGATACTGACGGGTACAGGAACGGGAACATTCGATATTGATAGCTCGGTTGAAGGTGTCACTGAAATACAGCCCGGTTCCTATACGGTGATGGATCAGGAATATGCGGCTATTGAGGGGAGCGAAGGAGGAGGGTTCCGGCACTTTCAGCATGCCATGACTCAGTTAACCACGGTAATCAGTGGCAATCACGGCAGTCATATTACCGTTGATGCAGGATTGAAGGCATTGTATACGGATAATACCCGGCCAAGGATTATCAGTCACCCCGGGCTTGAATATGACTGGGCAGGTTTTGGTGATGAGCATGGGCGGGTTACTGCTTTACCTGGTTTTTCCCTTCCAATAGTTGGAGAGGTTCTGGAATTGGTGGTACCTCACTGTGACCCGACGATTAATTTATTCGATTATTTTTATATTGTGGAAAATGGGCAGGTGATTGATAAATGGCCCATTAATTTGCGTGGCTGCTCACAATAA